The following proteins come from a genomic window of Ornithinimicrobium cryptoxanthini:
- a CDS encoding PPOX class F420-dependent oxidoreductase, whose amino-acid sequence MMELSESARAVIESGRLAHLVTINADGSPQVTIVWVGLDGDDIVVGKLMVDHKVRNIRRDPRVSLSIEADGSDHGMQHYLVVDGTAQIDEGGAPALLHDLAQRYVGPGTDFPPMPNPPEGFVIRITPTRVRGMGPWA is encoded by the coding sequence ATGATGGAGCTGTCGGAGTCCGCACGGGCTGTCATCGAGTCGGGACGACTCGCCCACCTGGTGACCATCAACGCCGACGGCAGTCCACAGGTGACGATCGTGTGGGTGGGCCTCGACGGAGACGACATCGTCGTCGGCAAGCTGATGGTCGACCACAAGGTGCGCAACATCCGGCGCGACCCCAGGGTCTCGCTGTCCATCGAGGCCGACGGCAGTGACCACGGCATGCAGCACTACCTCGTCGTCGACGGCACCGCGCAGATCGACGAGGGAGGGGCACCAGCTCTTCTCCACGATCTCGCGCAGCGCTATGTCGGACCCGGCACGGACTTCCCGCCGATGCCCAACCCGCCGGAGGGCTTCGTCATCAGGATCACCCCGACCCGCGTGCGGGGCATGGGCCCCTGGGCGTAG
- a CDS encoding formate/nitrite transporter family protein — protein MSEKPGQQTDDQVAEDSDGQVDPAAARVEEEVRESFDRTVEKGAERLHRGWRVLITTGLFGGLEVGLGILAYLAVLHQTDNHLLAGLAFGIGLVALYLAHSELFTEGFLLPIMALFARRGTVLQLLRLWGMTLVTNLVGGWVFMWFVAHAFPEFAGLLTETARHFVDAPLGLRAVALSVLGGIVITVLTRMQEGTDSDGVKVVAAFSVGFLLAGLSLFHSVLDSIIIFGAIHAEGSVSYGEWLAWFWYVVPLNMLGGLVFVTAMRLVRASELPEAPGPDNRVDEASEAS, from the coding sequence ATGAGCGAGAAGCCCGGCCAGCAGACGGACGACCAGGTCGCCGAGGACTCAGACGGCCAGGTCGACCCAGCCGCTGCGCGGGTCGAAGAGGAGGTTCGCGAGTCTTTTGACCGGACCGTCGAGAAGGGTGCCGAGCGTCTGCATCGAGGCTGGCGGGTGCTCATCACGACCGGGCTCTTCGGCGGCCTAGAGGTCGGACTGGGCATCCTGGCCTACCTTGCGGTGCTGCACCAGACAGACAACCACCTGCTGGCCGGGCTCGCTTTTGGTATCGGCCTCGTGGCGTTGTATCTGGCGCACAGTGAGCTGTTCACCGAAGGCTTCCTCCTGCCGATCATGGCTCTCTTCGCCCGTCGGGGCACGGTGTTGCAGCTGCTGCGGCTCTGGGGCATGACGCTCGTGACCAACCTCGTCGGGGGTTGGGTGTTTATGTGGTTCGTCGCGCACGCCTTTCCGGAGTTCGCCGGGCTACTGACCGAGACCGCGCGGCACTTCGTCGATGCGCCGCTCGGCCTTCGTGCGGTGGCGCTTTCGGTGCTGGGCGGCATCGTGATCACGGTCCTGACACGGATGCAGGAAGGGACCGATTCGGACGGGGTCAAGGTGGTCGCAGCGTTCTCTGTCGGTTTCCTGCTGGCGGGGCTGAGCCTGTTCCACTCCGTGCTGGACTCGATCATCATCTTCGGTGCCATCCATGCCGAGGGCTCGGTCTCGTATGGCGAGTGGCTGGCCTGGTTCTGGTATGTCGTGCCGCTCAACATGCTGGGCGGGCTGGTCTTCGTCACGGCGATGCGGCTGGTCCGCGCCAGCGAGCTGCCGGAGGCACCGGGCCCGGATAACCGCGTCGATGAGGCGTCCGAAGCGTCCTGA
- a CDS encoding LuxR C-terminal-related transcriptional regulator produces MSELTEREIDVLRAMCRGLSNAQIAASLYVGGRRRATSSPPTSLSSAA; encoded by the coding sequence GTGTCGGAGCTGACCGAACGCGAGATCGACGTGCTGCGGGCGATGTGCCGCGGGCTGTCCAACGCCCAGATCGCGGCGTCCCTGTACGTCGGAGGACGCCGGCGTGCCACTTCCTCACCGCCTACGTCGCTCAGCTCAGCGGCATAG
- a CDS encoding ATP-binding protein encodes MAGAQQTTTRLPAGRVTFVMTDIEGSTRLFEGLGEQFVALLEIHNVLLRHAFESHRGVEFDTEGDALVVAFDDAAQALAGCLDGQLALRSHAWPPGAAIRVRMGLHTAEARPTGNNYVSLGLHQTARICTAGHGGQILLSEATAAEVTGRLPADVSLSTLGSFQLRGFAEPARLFQANHPRLPVDFPPPRVQGVVHHNLPFYRAGFVGRSRERAALAELIRQTGVLTVVGMGGVGKTRLSVQLAFDVMDDFDDGAWLVELAPVTDRQGVASAVASALHVTEVPGRSLEDAVIDDLSTRSALIVLDNCEQLLEAAAGFTEALTQRSPQVVVVATSREPLRLEGEVVWRLEPWPVLEPAEVTSTSAVVAQDAVRLFGERATLVRPGFTITDDNSMEIARIVHHLDGIPLAIELAAAALADRSVEGVLDGLSDRFSLLTGGRRTAPQRHKTLRAALEWSLDLLGPDERLLFGRLATFAGTGTIDAVRAVCGTPPLSDASVPHLVRGLFRASLLSPRDDPGRWTMLESVHELADLELTATGESAALAERHRDWLARHVETLGRDVGLRGRRDAVTALVSDLPNIRQALTTAITAGDGDRALRTATAMTPFWISHGDWTAGIEHHHEALGLPAGAHRLRGPALAALGSLLILQGEMADAEAAFRQADEIASLQEDETTQARSRSGLGYVAFRNSALDEAEARWSEALGHAERAGDERVAAGILRSLAIAAGSRGDQVRAGRLLDGGIHSAEHAEDDQLLRLLLGSKAEIELWLGHYAAAQALYGQALDLASTIGDLSARPLLLSELGWVAFLGGDLTTSHRLASEASQLAEDLGNRRTLTSALRVRGEGLVRQGRFVEAEVDLQQALAVAEALSAPADIAGVLCAQAHAALEQHRVTEAARLAESAVSLSTLGHTMRDTFPQWVLGVVALSRGDLLAAEQLFRAEAEDAITSSAPRHQANSRWGLARVSSAAGQAPDAARLHREALSIRHRIGDRLGVAESLLGSAGVVATVDQVTASDLVAAAQRLHTELGVVMTPRLTGDLEVIRSLLGGHEVDGQSHETGDDAQAVERAVRALRALEGSGAARAG; translated from the coding sequence GTGGCAGGTGCGCAGCAGACCACAACACGGCTGCCCGCTGGCCGCGTCACCTTCGTCATGACGGACATCGAGGGGTCGACCCGCCTCTTCGAGGGGTTGGGCGAGCAGTTTGTCGCCCTGCTCGAGATCCACAACGTCCTGCTGCGCCACGCCTTTGAGAGCCATCGCGGTGTGGAGTTCGACACCGAGGGCGATGCCCTCGTGGTGGCCTTTGACGACGCTGCCCAGGCGCTCGCAGGATGCCTGGACGGCCAGCTCGCGCTGCGGTCCCACGCCTGGCCACCAGGGGCAGCCATCCGCGTGCGGATGGGGCTGCACACGGCCGAGGCCAGACCGACGGGCAACAACTACGTGTCGCTGGGGCTCCACCAGACGGCACGGATCTGCACTGCTGGCCATGGTGGCCAGATCCTGCTGTCCGAGGCCACCGCCGCCGAGGTGACAGGGCGGCTGCCCGCCGATGTCAGTCTGTCCACGCTCGGCTCGTTCCAACTGCGCGGATTCGCCGAGCCCGCCCGCCTCTTCCAGGCTAACCACCCGCGGCTTCCCGTCGACTTCCCACCACCGCGGGTCCAAGGGGTGGTCCACCACAACCTGCCCTTCTATCGGGCCGGCTTCGTCGGGCGCTCTCGGGAGCGGGCCGCACTCGCCGAGCTGATCCGGCAGACCGGTGTGCTGACCGTCGTCGGCATGGGCGGCGTCGGCAAGACCCGCCTGTCGGTGCAGCTCGCCTTCGACGTGATGGACGACTTTGACGACGGCGCCTGGCTGGTGGAGCTGGCCCCCGTCACGGACCGGCAAGGTGTCGCCAGCGCGGTGGCCTCGGCCCTGCACGTCACGGAGGTCCCCGGACGCAGCCTGGAGGACGCGGTGATCGACGACCTCTCCACCAGATCGGCCCTCATCGTCCTGGACAACTGCGAGCAGTTGCTGGAGGCGGCAGCTGGTTTCACCGAGGCGCTCACGCAGCGCAGTCCGCAGGTCGTCGTGGTCGCGACCAGCCGGGAACCGCTCAGGCTCGAGGGTGAGGTGGTCTGGCGGCTCGAGCCCTGGCCCGTCCTTGAACCGGCAGAGGTCACGAGCACGTCCGCCGTGGTCGCGCAGGATGCCGTCCGGCTCTTTGGGGAACGCGCAACCCTGGTCCGCCCGGGCTTCACCATCACGGACGACAATTCCATGGAGATCGCAAGGATCGTGCACCACCTGGACGGCATTCCCCTGGCCATCGAGCTCGCGGCTGCGGCCCTCGCCGACCGCTCCGTCGAGGGCGTGCTCGACGGCCTGTCGGACCGGTTCTCCTTGCTCACCGGCGGACGGAGGACCGCCCCACAGCGTCACAAGACCCTGCGGGCCGCGCTGGAGTGGAGTCTGGACCTGCTCGGGCCCGACGAGCGGCTGCTCTTCGGCAGGCTGGCGACGTTTGCCGGGACAGGCACGATCGACGCCGTTCGCGCGGTATGTGGCACGCCCCCACTGTCCGACGCGTCCGTCCCACACTTGGTCCGAGGGCTGTTCCGTGCCTCCCTGCTGTCCCCCAGGGACGACCCAGGGCGCTGGACAATGCTGGAGTCCGTGCACGAACTCGCCGACCTTGAGCTGACCGCGACCGGCGAGAGCGCGGCGCTGGCCGAGCGGCACCGGGACTGGCTCGCCCGTCACGTGGAGACCCTCGGACGCGACGTCGGCCTCCGCGGTCGACGCGACGCCGTGACTGCTCTGGTGAGCGACCTCCCCAACATCCGCCAAGCCCTCACCACCGCCATCACGGCTGGTGACGGTGACCGTGCACTGCGGACCGCGACAGCCATGACCCCGTTCTGGATCTCGCACGGTGACTGGACCGCGGGGATCGAGCACCACCACGAGGCACTCGGCCTGCCCGCGGGAGCCCACCGGCTCCGTGGCCCCGCGCTGGCCGCCCTCGGCAGCCTGCTGATCCTGCAGGGCGAGATGGCCGACGCCGAGGCGGCCTTCCGGCAGGCGGATGAGATCGCCTCCTTGCAGGAGGACGAGACCACCCAGGCCCGGTCCCGGTCCGGCCTGGGTTATGTCGCCTTCCGCAACTCGGCACTTGACGAGGCGGAGGCGCGCTGGAGTGAGGCCCTGGGGCATGCCGAGCGGGCCGGTGACGAGCGAGTCGCTGCCGGGATCCTGCGGAGCCTGGCGATCGCCGCGGGCAGTCGAGGTGATCAGGTCAGGGCCGGGCGGCTGCTTGACGGGGGCATCCACTCCGCGGAGCACGCTGAGGACGACCAGCTGCTCCGGCTGCTGCTCGGGTCGAAGGCGGAGATCGAGTTGTGGCTCGGCCACTACGCAGCGGCGCAGGCACTCTACGGCCAGGCGCTCGACCTGGCCTCAACGATCGGAGACCTGTCCGCTCGCCCGCTGCTGCTCTCCGAGCTGGGCTGGGTCGCGTTCCTCGGTGGTGACCTGACGACGTCACATCGGCTGGCGTCGGAGGCGTCCCAGCTCGCCGAGGACCTCGGGAACCGCCGGACGTTGACCAGCGCGCTGCGCGTGCGGGGAGAAGGGCTGGTGCGTCAAGGTCGTTTCGTGGAGGCGGAGGTTGACCTGCAGCAGGCGTTGGCCGTGGCCGAGGCGTTGAGCGCTCCCGCCGATATCGCGGGGGTGCTGTGCGCACAGGCCCACGCCGCCCTGGAGCAGCATCGGGTCACGGAGGCCGCGCGACTGGCCGAGTCCGCTGTCAGCCTGTCGACGTTGGGCCACACGATGCGCGACACGTTCCCGCAGTGGGTGCTGGGCGTGGTCGCCCTGTCCCGCGGCGACCTGCTCGCCGCCGAACAACTGTTCCGCGCTGAGGCCGAGGACGCGATCACCTCGAGCGCCCCGCGCCACCAGGCCAACAGCCGATGGGGACTGGCCCGCGTGAGCAGTGCTGCCGGACAGGCCCCAGATGCCGCGCGACTGCACCGCGAGGCCCTGTCCATCCGCCACCGGATCGGCGACCGGCTGGGCGTGGCCGAGTCGCTCCTCGGGTCAGCGGGCGTCGTCGCCACCGTGGACCAAGTCACGGCGTCCGACCTGGTCGCTGCGGCTCAGCGGTTGCACACGGAACTGGGCGTCGTCATGACGCCTCGTCTGACCGGCGACCTTGAGGTCATCCGGTCCCTCCTGGGCGGTCACGAGGTGGACGGTCAGAGTCACGAAACCGGCGACGACGCACAAGCAGTCGAGCGGGCTGTGCGCGCGCTGCGGGCCCTTGAGGGCTCGGGTGCGGCACGAGCCGGCTGA
- the hcaB gene encoding 3-(cis-5,6-dihydroxycyclohexa-1,3-dien-1-yl)propanoate dehydrogenase — translation MGWLEGDVALITGAGSGLGRALVDRFESEGARVVAFDRSPERVAAVEAAHQGTVVGVAGDVAVGEDNERAVAQALEAFGRLDTFIGNAGLFDYGARLADTPMETLDRGFDELIAVNVKGCLLGVKAALDALVAASGSVVLTASLSSRNAGVGGAIYTASKHAVVGLVEQLAFELAPEVRVNGVSPGFMRTDIRGPSALGLADRTLDSMPDLDQLARALLPLRFLPDPADYSGHYVQLASRANAAATTGVVVDCDGGFSVRGMPPLPGG, via the coding sequence ATGGGATGGTTGGAAGGTGATGTGGCGCTGATCACGGGTGCCGGATCGGGGCTGGGCAGAGCCCTGGTCGACCGCTTTGAGTCCGAGGGAGCCCGGGTGGTCGCGTTCGACCGGAGCCCCGAACGGGTGGCTGCCGTCGAGGCGGCCCACCAGGGCACCGTGGTGGGTGTCGCCGGCGACGTCGCGGTCGGTGAGGACAATGAGCGGGCCGTGGCGCAGGCACTCGAAGCCTTCGGGCGACTTGACACGTTCATCGGCAACGCCGGGCTGTTCGACTACGGCGCACGGTTGGCGGACACGCCGATGGAGACTCTCGACCGCGGGTTTGACGAGCTCATCGCCGTGAACGTCAAGGGCTGCCTGCTGGGCGTCAAGGCGGCGCTGGACGCACTCGTCGCGGCCTCCGGCAGCGTGGTGCTCACGGCCTCGCTTTCCTCACGCAACGCCGGAGTGGGCGGAGCGATCTACACCGCCTCCAAGCACGCCGTTGTCGGTCTGGTCGAGCAGCTCGCCTTCGAGCTCGCCCCGGAGGTCCGCGTCAACGGCGTCTCCCCCGGGTTCATGCGCACCGACATCCGCGGCCCCAGCGCCCTCGGCCTCGCCGACCGCACCCTGGACTCGATGCCCGACCTTGACCAGCTGGCACGTGCTCTGCTCCCGCTGCGGTTCCTGCCGGACCCAGCCGACTACTCGGGCCACTACGTCCAGCTCGCCTCGCGCGCGAACGCGGCAGCCACGACCGGCGTCGTGGTCGATTGCGACGGTGGCTTCTCGGTGCGCGGCATGCCGCCGCTCCCCGGTGGCTGA
- a CDS encoding GNAT family N-acetyltransferase, with product MSPPRSIVERAAAPQTVPAITAGGLVWRPATIDDVATLTALTNAMAKADGAPYRVTREETEDDLTAPGVDLARDTTIGVDEAGEVRAYGSVMAPPGDESTVRAFLFGGVHPARRGQGIGSEVFAWQTARARQVLAASGKELPGRLAAFAEDSDPAERHDLIKRAGFEPRRFYADLKRPLIGDAPAIPEVELAEPLRLVPFSAELDDATRLAHNDAFRDHWGSEPQTREQWVNGRSEFVPEWSFVVIDESAVEAGAPVVVAYALSSRYEADFPVRGYSFGYTDVLGTRRAYRGRKAALAALGASMRAFADGGMEAAVLDVDTENPSGAQGLYASLGYVKEHGSVMYSIEL from the coding sequence ATGAGTCCGCCCCGGTCCATCGTCGAGCGCGCAGCAGCGCCCCAGACAGTGCCGGCGATCACCGCTGGCGGCCTGGTGTGGCGCCCCGCGACCATCGACGACGTGGCCACCCTCACTGCTCTGACCAACGCGATGGCCAAGGCCGACGGCGCGCCCTACCGCGTCACGCGGGAGGAGACCGAGGACGACCTCACGGCGCCGGGAGTCGACCTCGCTCGGGACACGACCATCGGCGTCGACGAGGCGGGGGAGGTGCGTGCCTACGGATCGGTGATGGCGCCACCAGGCGATGAGTCAACCGTGCGCGCGTTCCTCTTCGGCGGCGTGCACCCCGCGAGACGCGGTCAGGGCATCGGGAGCGAGGTGTTCGCGTGGCAGACCGCCAGGGCGCGGCAGGTGCTTGCGGCCTCGGGCAAGGAGCTGCCCGGGCGCCTCGCCGCCTTCGCGGAGGACAGTGACCCGGCGGAGCGGCACGACCTGATCAAGCGCGCGGGCTTCGAGCCGCGCCGCTTCTACGCCGACCTCAAACGCCCACTCATCGGGGACGCACCCGCGATCCCCGAGGTCGAGCTGGCAGAGCCGTTGCGGCTCGTGCCGTTCTCGGCCGAGCTGGACGACGCCACGCGACTGGCCCACAACGACGCGTTCCGCGACCACTGGGGCTCCGAGCCGCAGACGAGGGAGCAATGGGTCAATGGGCGCAGCGAGTTTGTCCCCGAGTGGTCGTTTGTGGTCATCGACGAGTCTGCGGTCGAGGCTGGTGCGCCGGTGGTCGTCGCCTACGCACTGTCAAGCCGCTACGAGGCTGACTTCCCGGTGCGCGGCTACTCCTTCGGCTACACAGACGTCCTCGGCACCCGCCGCGCCTACCGCGGACGGAAGGCGGCGCTCGCTGCCCTTGGGGCCAGCATGCGTGCCTTCGCCGATGGCGGGATGGAAGCGGCGGTGCTCGACGTCGACACGGAGAACCCATCCGGCGCCCAGGGGCTCTACGCGAGCCTCGGCTACGTGAAGGAGCACGGCTCGGTCATGTACTCGATCGAGCTGTAG
- a CDS encoding DUF2938 family protein: protein MTSWVAHYATGITFALVLLGVTGIGWAHLPTLWPALLVGWVAIVALWFVLQPGMGLRIAAWRTAHPDPQGSGIWRPTRHTASVCMARPP, encoded by the coding sequence ATGACCTCCTGGGTCGCGCACTACGCGACCGGCATAACCTTCGCGCTCGTCCTGCTGGGAGTGACGGGAATCGGCTGGGCTCACTTACCAACCCTCTGGCCAGCACTGCTCGTCGGGTGGGTCGCCATCGTCGCCCTGTGGTTCGTCCTGCAGCCCGGCATGGGCCTTCGGATCGCCGCGTGGCGGACTGCCCATCCGGATCCGCAAGGTAGCGGAATCTGGCGACCCACACGGCATACGGCGTCAGTCTGCATGGCACGGCCTCCCTAA